The following coding sequences lie in one Bacillota bacterium genomic window:
- a CDS encoding UTRA domain-containing protein produces ARIVDDKVAEAMRLPAGQPIFSWDEVVYDLNDRPIFYAEIYFNTAIVPLCTMGKIEPNM; encoded by the coding sequence TGGCCAGGATCGTCGATGACAAGGTGGCTGAGGCGATGCGCCTGCCGGCCGGGCAACCCATTTTCTCCTGGGACGAGGTCGTCTACGACCTCAACGACCGGCCAATCTTCTACGCCGAGATCTACTTCAATACGGCGATCGTCCCGCTGTGCACGATGGGGAAGATCGAACCGAACATGTGA